CGGATCAAAGTGGTCGGCATGACAGTGAGAAACAAAAACACAAATATGGGATTTGTTTCGAAGCATATCGGTGGTTATGATTCCGTTGCGGATTGAAGGATTTTTACCGGTAACGGGCTGATAGTAATCAAATATGAGAAAATGCTGTTTTGTTTCAACGGCATAACCGCTATGAAATAAATAGGTAATTTTTGCTTTGCTGTTTTCCATGAAAGTCACCTCTCTGTATTTGTTTGCTAGGTAGGAGAATCAGGACAATACCCAATGGCAGCAGTAGAGAATTGTCAGCAGCAGGGGCTGATGGATCAGGTAGATCAACAGTGAATACCGGCCAGGAACAGTAATAATGGCTGGATGTAAGAAAAATGGCAGCAGGCTGCTTCGATTCGCATAGAATCTCCTGCCGGTAACAACGCCGAGCAAAAATACCCCATACCAGGGCAGCAGCGGATAATAGTCCATTGCTTGAAATCCAGGCGGAGTCAAGCCCAAGGGCAGTAGGCAGCCGGTTGAAATACCAATAGCGGAAATTTTATTTCCCGCGAACAGCACAATCAGGCTTGATACCAATAAATTCGCTGAAGATAAACCGTTCAGAAGCTTATAGGACAGGATGCTGCTGCCGATCAGATGCAGAATGCCAAAGCGGATAAAAGTATAGGGGTTATAATAATAAGTGATTATGGTCAGCACCATACCCCAGGAAAAAATTTTTAGCCCATGGGAAAGCGTTCTTTTGCTAAGTACACAACTTATACCGGCAAGAAATATAAACAGGATTGCCGACAGCTTTCCTTCAAAGTACCAAAAACCGGATAAATATTCAAGGGGAAAGCCATAAAAGTCTTTTAAGTCAACAATCAGATGGAATAGAATCATTAAAAGAATGGCCAGTCCTCTGGCAAAATCAATTTCCCAGATTCGGTGATGTGGTTTCATGAGTGTGCGATCCTCTCCCTGCTTTTGCTGCGCATCAAGCCGCCTCTGATTTTAAAGATATTACTTTAACAGAATACCGCCAAATTCAATGCTGCCGCAAGAGAGATAATAAAAATAAGGCTGTTTTACACTGTAAATGATCAATTCGCAGGGAAAAGAATTTACTGTGTTGAAATTACAAAAGAGTGTAATGGCTGAAGACAATGAAAGCGAACGAGAGGCGGCTGCGAATTGAAGCTAAAATTAAAAATGCAGACAAAAATTATCTGCCTGGTTTGCGGCGTGGTTGCTGTGGTATTAATCGTAACCAGTTTGCTCATTTCACGCAGTATTGATACCGAGGTAAAGGACAGCATTGGTCGTCAGGCCATGAGTGTTGCCCGGATGATGGCCCGGTCGCCTGTGGTCATCGAAGGACTGCTCGGCGAGCGCACCGGCAGCGAGATACAGCAATATGCCAATGAAAATAAGACGCTGACCAATGTTAAGTTCATTGTGGTCTTAGATATGGACGGCGTGCGAAAATCCCATCCCACGCCCAGTATGGTGGGTCGCCATCTGGTGGGCGGCGATGAAATGGAAGCAATGGCAGGCAGGGAATACTTGTCAGAGGCAACGGGGACATTGGGTTATTCACTGCGGGCTTTTACCCCGGTCTATGGGCCTGACGGCCATCAGATCGGAGTGGTTTTGGTGGGAATTCTTATGGATTATGTAAAAGATGCGGTGAAACAGGCTCAGATGATTTTGTTAGTTGCGATGCTAGTTGGAATGTTAATCGGAATTTTTGGCGCATTGCTGCTGGCAAGAGATATTAAGAAAACTTTATTTGGACTGGAGCCGGAGGTCATAGCCAAGCAGCTGGAAGAACGCAGTGCGATGCTGCAGTCGGTACGGGAAGCGATCATCGCTGTTGACCGTAACGGCATCATTACTTTGCTGAATGAAGAAGGGAAGCGGATGCTTCGGTTAAGCGGCGTGAGTGCCGATCCTTTGGGCCGGCCGGTGAATGAGTTTGTGCCGAATACACGCTTGCTGGAAGTAATTGCTGCCGGAAAGATGGAATTTGACTGTGAGCAGGATTTTTTCGGAGTTTCAGTATTGGCTAACCGGATGCCACTATTGGTAAATGGCACAGTTGTCGGTGCGATTACGACTTTTCGGGACAAAACGGAATTGAAGCGGCTGGCCGAGGAACTTACCGGGGTTCAGGATTACGTAGATGCATTGCGTTCCCAGGCCCATGAATTTATGAATCAGCTTCACGTAATTTTAGGGATGGTTCAATTAGAAAATTATGATTTGCTGGCTTCCTATATTCACCGGATTTCTTCTGAATATCAGGCGGAAGTGACCGATGTGGGACGCCGGATTCGCAATCCGGTGCTGGCCGGATTCATTTTAAGCAAGCTGAGCTTGGCCAGAGAGAAACATATCCGGATGGAACTGTCTCCGGACAGTTTTTTGCCTGCCACTCAGCAGGAAGAAGTCACTCATGAATTGGTAACCATTATTGGAAATTTAGTGGAAAATGCTCTTGATGCAGTGGCAAATATGCCGCTAAAGGAAGTCTGTTTGTCCATTGACTATGAAGCCGGCTGGCTGTCCATTAAAGTAAAGGATACCGGCTCCGGTATTGCTCCGGCAATAGCTGGAAAGATGTTTGAGATGGGAGTTTCGGATAAAGCGGACGGGCGTGGATTTGGTTTGCATTTAGTCAAATTAAGCTTAGAACGGTTGAACGGCCGGATTGAATATAAACGACTGGAGAAAGAAACAGTATTTCAGGTTTCTGTGCCTTATGAAAGTGCGGGTGAAGCGGGATGATCAGTGTCCTTATTGTGGAAGACGATCCGATGGTGGCCGAATTGAATCGCCGGTATCTTGAGAAAGTGGAAGGCTTTTCTTTGGCGGAGATGGTCAGCAATGGCGAGGAGGCATTGGCCTATTTGCAGGATAACCAGGTGGATTTGGTTTTGCTGGATGTATTCATGTCAGGGATGAATGGACTTGACCTGCTGGCGGCGATTCGCCGCCAGCAGTATGGGGTCGATGTTATTTTGGTAACTGCGGCCAGAGACAAGCAATCGGTGCAGGCGGCTTTGCGTCAGGGAGCTGTCGATTATCTGATTAAGCCCTTTGAATTTGAACGGTTTCAAGCGGCCTTGCTGGCCTTTAAACAACGGACTGATTTTATAAAAAATCAGGAGAATCTTTGCCAGACAGGGCTGGATGAACAAGTTTTCAATCAGAGCCGAATCGAAAAAAGCGAATTGCCTAAAGGGCTTGACAGGCATACGCTACAAAAAGTCTGGCGTCATATTACGGCCGCGCAGGGAGAGTTTACGGCGGAAATGATGGCCGGCCTTGTGGGAATTTCCCAAGTATCAATACGTAAATATTTAAAATATCTGGAAGCTGTGGATTTATTGAATGTTACCATTAATTATGGGGCGGTTGGCAGGCCAATATCCAAATATCGCTGCACGAAACAGACAGTTCAGCCTGGGTTTATGGAATAAGAACGGTCTGCTAGTCGGATCATATATGTGAAGGTATATTAAAAGCCCGCGCCGCGGGCTTTTATACTTTTTTTAATTAAAAAATATTGAATCAATTTATTTATTCTTTTTTGTATATTCAGTTAACTTTATAATAAATAAAGTGTGGTAGATACCAATAAATTCATATTTAAGAGAGGGGAATATAAGGTATTATGATTATTGCTTTACAAATCATGGTGGTGTTGGGATGCCTGCTTCTCGGTACCCGGTATGGCGGTATGGGGCTTGGATTAATCAGCGGTATCGGTCTCTTTATTCTGACGTTTATTTTTGGCGTACAGCCCGGTCAGCCGCCAATTGATGTTATGCTGACCATTCTGGCGGTAATCAGTTGTGCTTCGGTGCTGCAAACCGCCGGCGGACTGAATGTTATGATGCGCTTCGCGGAGCGGCTGCTGCGCCGTCATCCTGACTACATTACGATTTTGGCTCCCATAACCACTTGGGGGCTGACTTTTCTGTGCGGCACCGGTCATGTGGTTTATACTATGTTTCCGATTATTTACGATATTGCGATTAAGAAAAATATTCGTCCGGAACGTCCTATGGCGGTTGCTTCCGTGGCATCGCAAATGGGGATTGGCGCATCGCCCGTATCGGTTTCGGTGGTGTCGATGGTCTCCATCCTGGGGCAGGCTCATGGCATAGGTCATGCCATCGGTATTTTGCAGCTGCTGTCGATTTCAATTCCGGCGACATTTGCCGGAGTGGTAGTAGCCGCTCTGTGGAGTATGCGCCGGGGCAAGGATCTGGATAAAGATGAAGAATTTCAGGCAAAGCTTAAAGATCCGGCGCAAAAAGAGTATATTTATGGCGGTTCAGAATCTCTAATGGAAAAGGTATTTCCGAAGGAATCGTACTGGGCAACATGGATTTTCTTTGCCGCAATTCTGGGAGTAGTACTGTTCGGCGCCTTTCCCCATTTGCTTCCTTCCTTTGGAGCTCCGGGCAAGATGAAGCCTTTGTCGATGAATCTTGTGATTCAGATGCTGATGCTCATTGCCGGTGCGGTTATTTTAATGACTTGCAAGGTTAATACACGGGAAATTTCGAATGGCCCTGTATTTAAGGCCGGTATGGTGGCGATTGTTTCAGTGTTTGGCGTGGCCTGGATGGCAGATTCCTTTTTCCATGCCCATTTCGCCTTATTAAAGGAATCCTTGGCGGGAGTAGTTATCAGCCAGCCATGGACGTATGCCATTGTGCTATTCTTGGTTTCCAAACTGGTCAACAGTCAGGCTGCTGCCGTTGCTGCC
This window of the Veillonellales bacterium genome carries:
- a CDS encoding heparan-alpha-glucosaminide N-acetyltransferase, translating into MKPHHRIWEIDFARGLAILLMILFHLIVDLKDFYGFPLEYLSGFWYFEGKLSAILFIFLAGISCVLSKRTLSHGLKIFSWGMVLTIITYYYNPYTFIRFGILHLIGSSILSYKLLNGLSSANLLVSSLIVLFAGNKISAIGISTGCLLPLGLTPPGFQAMDYYPLLPWYGVFLLGVVTGRRFYANRSSLLPFFLHPAIITVPGRYSLLIYLIHQPLLLTILYCCHWVLS
- the dcuS gene encoding DcuS/MalK family sensor histidine kinase, with the protein product MKLKLKMQTKIICLVCGVVAVVLIVTSLLISRSIDTEVKDSIGRQAMSVARMMARSPVVIEGLLGERTGSEIQQYANENKTLTNVKFIVVLDMDGVRKSHPTPSMVGRHLVGGDEMEAMAGREYLSEATGTLGYSLRAFTPVYGPDGHQIGVVLVGILMDYVKDAVKQAQMILLVAMLVGMLIGIFGALLLARDIKKTLFGLEPEVIAKQLEERSAMLQSVREAIIAVDRNGIITLLNEEGKRMLRLSGVSADPLGRPVNEFVPNTRLLEVIAAGKMEFDCEQDFFGVSVLANRMPLLVNGTVVGAITTFRDKTELKRLAEELTGVQDYVDALRSQAHEFMNQLHVILGMVQLENYDLLASYIHRISSEYQAEVTDVGRRIRNPVLAGFILSKLSLAREKHIRMELSPDSFLPATQQEEVTHELVTIIGNLVENALDAVANMPLKEVCLSIDYEAGWLSIKVKDTGSGIAPAIAGKMFEMGVSDKADGRGFGLHLVKLSLERLNGRIEYKRLEKETVFQVSVPYESAGEAG
- a CDS encoding response regulator; translation: MISVLIVEDDPMVAELNRRYLEKVEGFSLAEMVSNGEEALAYLQDNQVDLVLLDVFMSGMNGLDLLAAIRRQQYGVDVILVTAARDKQSVQAALRQGAVDYLIKPFEFERFQAALLAFKQRTDFIKNQENLCQTGLDEQVFNQSRIEKSELPKGLDRHTLQKVWRHITAAQGEFTAEMMAGLVGISQVSIRKYLKYLEAVDLLNVTINYGAVGRPISKYRCTKQTVQPGFME
- a CDS encoding anaerobic C4-dicarboxylate transporter — protein: MIIALQIMVVLGCLLLGTRYGGMGLGLISGIGLFILTFIFGVQPGQPPIDVMLTILAVISCASVLQTAGGLNVMMRFAERLLRRHPDYITILAPITTWGLTFLCGTGHVVYTMFPIIYDIAIKKNIRPERPMAVASVASQMGIGASPVSVSVVSMVSILGQAHGIGHAIGILQLLSISIPATFAGVVVAALWSMRRGKDLDKDEEFQAKLKDPAQKEYIYGGSESLMEKVFPKESYWATWIFFAAILGVVLFGAFPHLLPSFGAPGKMKPLSMNLVIQMLMLIAGAVILMTCKVNTREISNGPVFKAGMVAIVSVFGVAWMADSFFHAHFALLKESLAGVVISQPWTYAIVLFLVSKLVNSQAAAVAAIAPMGISLGMDPKMMVAFFPAAYGYFVLPTYPSDLACIGFDRSGTTIIGKFIINHSFIIPGFIGVITGCFTGFLLVRIFW